One segment of Chryseobacterium viscerum DNA contains the following:
- a CDS encoding MGH1-like glycoside hydrolase domain-containing protein, protein MSEKQRISDILWKKWGPYVSNREWGLVREDYSENGDAWNYTSHDTAEAKTYRWGEEGICGICDDLQKLVFSVGFWNKKDKMVKERFFGLTNGQGNHGEDVKEYFYYLDSTPTHSYMKMLYKYPQNTFPYEDLVKTNASRSKDETEYELIDTGIFDHNDYFDIFIEYAKESQNDILVRLTIVNKSEKEAPLILLPTVWFRNTWNWGYDDYEPQLFAEDADRIKVNHKDIEIKNVYAKQSLKTLFCNNETNNERLYQSQNESKFCKDGINNFVMTGNSQSVNPKNAGTKASFFIDEDFKAGESRIFEFRISDKDLREPFKDFETLFEERQKEADEFYAEIQKGIASEDEKLVQRQAFAGMLWNKMFYHYNVEKWLKGDPAEMPPPKSRDKIRNYDWKHLNNEHIISMPDKWEYPWYATWDLAFHTISFSLIDPDFAKHQLKLFLFEWYMHPNGQLPAYEWNFSDVNPPVHAWAVFRVFKIDEYLKDKPDLEFLESAFQKLLMNFTWWVNKKDTNGNNIFEGGFLGLDNIGVFDRNAVLPNGEQLEQSDGTSWMAMFALNMMRIALELALYNNVYEEMAMKFFEHFLAIANSLDNMGDEEFSLWDEQDEFFYDAIASNDGTHMYLRLRTIVGLIPMFAVEVIDDEMIENLPNFKKRMKWVLDNKPELASLVSRWEVKGQDSKHLLSLLRGHRLKRLLSRMLNPDEFLSDYGVRALSKEYENNPYTLTLNETDYSVKYTPAESDSGLFGGNSNWRGPVWFPINFLIIDSLQRFFFYYSPDFLVEYPTGSGNYLNLDQIADALNKRLAKIFLKDENGKRPVHGQYERFQTDPDFKDYILFYEYFHGDNGRGVGASHQTGWTGLIAKILQPRFSKKEIAESETEMPEDIEKTKEL, encoded by the coding sequence ATGTCAGAAAAACAGAGAATTTCAGATATTTTATGGAAAAAATGGGGTCCTTATGTAAGCAACAGGGAATGGGGGCTTGTTCGTGAAGATTACAGTGAAAACGGTGATGCCTGGAATTATACCAGTCATGATACGGCAGAAGCCAAAACATACCGTTGGGGTGAGGAAGGCATATGCGGAATCTGTGATGACCTTCAGAAACTTGTGTTCTCTGTGGGATTCTGGAATAAAAAGGATAAGATGGTGAAAGAGCGGTTCTTTGGACTGACCAACGGACAGGGAAATCATGGTGAAGATGTAAAGGAATATTTTTATTACCTGGATTCTACACCTACCCATTCTTATATGAAAATGCTGTATAAATATCCTCAAAATACTTTTCCTTATGAAGACCTCGTGAAAACAAATGCTTCAAGAAGTAAGGATGAAACGGAATATGAACTGATTGATACCGGAATTTTTGATCACAATGACTATTTTGACATTTTCATTGAATACGCAAAGGAAAGTCAGAATGATATTCTGGTCCGGCTAACGATTGTCAACAAATCTGAAAAAGAAGCACCTCTTATACTATTACCAACAGTTTGGTTCCGGAATACCTGGAACTGGGGATATGATGACTATGAACCTCAGTTATTTGCCGAAGATGCAGACCGTATTAAAGTGAACCATAAGGATATTGAGATCAAAAATGTCTACGCAAAACAATCTTTAAAGACCCTGTTCTGTAACAATGAAACCAATAATGAAAGACTTTACCAGTCTCAAAATGAGTCAAAATTCTGCAAAGACGGGATTAATAATTTTGTAATGACAGGTAATTCTCAGTCAGTGAATCCAAAGAATGCAGGAACGAAAGCTTCTTTTTTTATTGATGAAGATTTCAAGGCCGGAGAATCCAGAATATTTGAATTCAGAATATCAGATAAGGACTTACGGGAACCCTTTAAAGACTTTGAAACTCTTTTTGAAGAAAGACAAAAAGAAGCAGATGAATTTTATGCTGAAATCCAGAAAGGAATTGCTTCGGAAGATGAAAAACTGGTGCAAAGGCAGGCTTTTGCGGGAATGTTGTGGAATAAAATGTTTTACCACTACAATGTTGAAAAATGGCTGAAAGGTGATCCGGCTGAAATGCCTCCTCCAAAGTCGCGGGATAAAATCAGAAATTATGACTGGAAGCATCTTAATAACGAACATATTATTTCCATGCCGGATAAATGGGAATATCCGTGGTATGCAACCTGGGACCTGGCATTTCACACCATCAGTTTTTCTTTGATAGATCCTGATTTTGCAAAACATCAGCTGAAACTTTTCCTGTTTGAATGGTATATGCATCCAAACGGGCAGCTTCCCGCCTACGAATGGAACTTTAGCGATGTGAATCCTCCAGTACATGCCTGGGCTGTTTTCAGAGTATTTAAAATTGATGAATATTTAAAAGATAAGCCCGACCTGGAATTTTTAGAAAGTGCTTTCCAGAAACTATTGATGAACTTTACTTGGTGGGTCAATAAAAAAGATACCAATGGCAACAACATATTTGAAGGAGGTTTCTTAGGGCTTGATAATATTGGTGTTTTCGACCGGAATGCTGTTTTACCCAACGGAGAACAGCTGGAACAGTCAGACGGGACAAGCTGGATGGCTATGTTTGCCCTGAATATGATGCGGATTGCCCTGGAACTGGCCCTTTACAATAATGTGTATGAAGAAATGGCGATGAAGTTTTTTGAGCACTTCCTGGCGATTGCCAATTCATTGGATAATATGGGTGATGAAGAATTCAGTTTGTGGGATGAGCAGGATGAGTTTTTCTATGATGCCATAGCTTCTAATGACGGAACGCATATGTATTTGAGATTAAGGACCATTGTAGGGCTGATCCCGATGTTTGCCGTTGAGGTTATAGATGATGAAATGATTGAAAATCTTCCCAATTTTAAGAAAAGAATGAAATGGGTACTGGATAATAAACCCGAACTGGCTTCTCTGGTTTCAAGGTGGGAAGTCAAAGGCCAGGATTCCAAACACCTTTTGTCTTTGCTTCGTGGGCATCGTCTGAAAAGATTGTTAAGCAGAATGTTGAATCCGGATGAATTTTTAAGTGACTATGGAGTAAGAGCATTATCAAAAGAATATGAAAATAACCCTTATACTTTAACTCTGAATGAAACGGATTATAGTGTAAAATATACACCTGCAGAAAGTGACAGCGGACTGTTCGGGGGTAACAGCAACTGGCGCGGCCCTGTATGGTTTCCTATCAATTTTCTGATTATCGACAGTCTTCAGCGCTTTTTCTTCTATTACAGTCCCGATTTCTTAGTTGAATATCCTACGGGAAGTGGAAATTACTTAAACCTTGATCAGATAGCAGATGCTTTAAACAAACGGCTTGCAAAGATTTTTTTAAAAGATGAAAATGGAAAAAGACCTGTTCACGGGCAGTATGAAAGATTTCAAACCGATCCGGATTTTAAAGATTATATCTTATTCTATGAATATTTTCATGGGGATAATGGCCGTGGAGTAGGAGCTTCCCACCAGACAGGCTGGACGGGACTTATTGCAAAAATTCTGCAGCCAAGATTCTCCAAAAAAGAAATTGCAGAATCTGAAACCGAAATGCCTGAAGATATTGAAAAAACAAAAGAACTGTAA
- a CDS encoding glucose 1-dehydrogenase — protein sequence MEISLQNQVAVVTGASSGIGSGIAKSLAAAGATVIVNHSSERSAEEAKAVLKEITDAGGKGITYACDVSKEDQVVKMFQNVVSEFQTVDILVNNAGIQKDAKFTDMTIDQWNAVIGVNLTGQFLCAREAIKEFLRRGIDPSRSVACGKIIHISSVHEIIPWAGHANYASSKGAIRMLMQTLAQEYGAAKIRVNSICPGAIQTPINQNAWNTPEALNSLLTLIPYNRIGQPQDIGNLAAFLASDLADYITGTSIFVDGGMTTFESFSTGG from the coding sequence ATGGAAATATCACTTCAAAATCAGGTTGCTGTGGTTACAGGAGCCTCCAGTGGAATAGGTTCAGGAATTGCCAAATCATTAGCTGCAGCTGGAGCAACAGTCATTGTCAATCATTCCTCAGAAAGATCTGCAGAAGAAGCCAAAGCTGTTTTGAAAGAAATCACTGATGCCGGAGGAAAAGGAATCACTTACGCATGTGATGTCTCCAAAGAAGATCAGGTAGTCAAAATGTTTCAGAATGTTGTTTCCGAATTTCAAACTGTAGATATTCTGGTGAATAATGCAGGCATTCAAAAGGATGCGAAATTTACGGACATGACTATTGACCAATGGAATGCTGTCATAGGTGTCAATCTTACGGGACAGTTTCTATGTGCCAGAGAAGCCATTAAAGAATTTCTACGGCGTGGCATAGATCCTTCACGTTCTGTAGCCTGTGGGAAAATTATTCACATCAGTTCTGTTCACGAAATTATACCTTGGGCCGGACATGCCAACTATGCATCCAGTAAAGGAGCCATCAGAATGTTGATGCAAACCCTTGCTCAGGAATATGGAGCAGCCAAAATCAGGGTCAATTCTATCTGTCCGGGAGCAATTCAGACTCCTATTAATCAAAATGCATGGAATACTCCTGAAGCACTTAATTCTCTACTTACCCTTATTCCTTATAACAGAATCGGACAGCCGCAGGATATCGGAAATTTAGCTGCTTTTCTTGCCAGTGATCTTGCTGATTATATCACAGGAACCAGCATTTTCGTTGATGGTGGAATGACTACGTTTGAGAGTTTTTCTACGGGGGGATAG
- a CDS encoding GNAT family N-acetyltransferase, translating into MIHLEFYKPEDLSGVSYALDENQMQFTATAQQALQRISERDDDDAFPVTIFENDQVAGFFVLDFGKDKFELTDDETSVLLRSLSVNPQMQGRGIGKIAMLEVGNFVKNHFGECNEIVLAVNQKNNSAYHIYLQAGYIYDGKTRMGRSGPQYLMYKKL; encoded by the coding sequence ATGATACATTTAGAATTCTATAAACCAGAAGATCTTTCCGGAGTAAGTTATGCTTTGGATGAAAACCAGATGCAATTTACTGCGACAGCTCAACAGGCTTTGCAACGTATCAGTGAACGGGATGATGACGATGCATTTCCGGTGACTATATTTGAAAATGATCAGGTTGCAGGTTTTTTTGTACTTGATTTTGGGAAAGATAAATTTGAACTTACCGATGATGAAACATCAGTTTTACTACGTTCCTTATCTGTAAATCCTCAGATGCAGGGACGAGGAATAGGGAAAATAGCTATGCTGGAGGTAGGGAATTTTGTAAAGAACCACTTCGGGGAGTGCAACGAAATTGTACTGGCGGTAAACCAGAAAAACAATTCTGCTTACCACATTTATCTTCAGGCAGGATACATTTATGATGGTAAAACCAGAATGGGGAGGAGCGGACCTCAATATCTGATGTACAAGAAACTTTAA
- a CDS encoding DUF1684 domain-containing protein, with protein MKKYIVLFLLLPLWAFSQKAISKEEKDVQKFQKELNAEYFNPKETPLRGDNFKNFKGHPFFPFDAKYRVTAEFVKSKDTKPFELPTSSGKTKTYQEYGKATFTLDGKSYTVTLYQSLALIKQEKYKDYLFLPFRDATNEKETYGGGKYMDLKIPKGNTIVLDFNQSYHPFCAYNAYDYNCPIVPEENKLPVEIRAGVMYEDIYHH; from the coding sequence ATGAAAAAATATATAGTACTCTTTTTACTCCTGCCATTATGGGCTTTTTCTCAGAAAGCCATTTCAAAGGAAGAGAAAGATGTTCAGAAATTTCAGAAAGAACTTAATGCTGAATACTTCAATCCAAAAGAGACTCCATTAAGAGGAGATAATTTTAAAAATTTTAAAGGACACCCTTTCTTCCCTTTTGATGCCAAATATAGAGTAACGGCAGAATTTGTTAAATCAAAAGATACAAAACCTTTTGAACTTCCCACTTCTTCAGGGAAAACAAAGACATATCAGGAATATGGAAAAGCAACTTTTACATTGGATGGTAAGTCATATACTGTAACATTGTACCAAAGTCTGGCTTTAATTAAACAGGAAAAATACAAAGATTACCTTTTTCTTCCGTTCCGTGACGCTACCAATGAAAAGGAAACCTATGGAGGAGGAAAATATATGGATCTGAAAATTCCGAAAGGGAACACTATTGTACTTGATTTTAATCAATCTTATCATCCTTTTTGTGCATATAATGCTTACGATTACAATTGCCCTATTGTTCCTGAGGAGAATAAACTTCCCGTGGAAATCCGTGCAGGAGTAATGTATGAAGATATATACCATCACTAA
- a CDS encoding GMC family oxidoreductase N-terminal domain-containing protein, which translates to MDRKNFIRTSALAISGFYFLQSELFRAEERKNSQIKENTDVPIIIIGSGYGGAVSALRLCEAGKKVVMLEMGLNWEKAGIPFSNLLKPGKSSAWLKKKSIAPFMNIFSLTPFTGVLDRLDFDHINIWLGRGVGGGSLVNGGMAVTPKESYFKEVFPDLDAEKFYNHYFPLVREELKVNVIDEQFLKDCPYYKFTRVGEEEAHKAGFKTMRVPNVYDFKYMEKEFRNEVPRSALNTEVIYGNNHGKNSLDKTYLRKAMETGNLEILDLHRVQTIKLNDDKSYTLNVQQIDTSGIPVANKVFNCKKLILSAGTMGTLQLLLQSHAENNFPVHEKIGKQWGNNGNFMTGRNWVKPLSGGTGAKQSTIPVGGIDNWDDPEHPFFTEIAPLPMGMDVATALYLLINRVDKKGEVTYNKASQSLTLNWNESNTAKMKENAQYFIRKMNKANGGTRSHLLFNNGFGADICYHPLGGCVLGEATNEFGKLKDHENLYVLDGSLIPGTIGVNPFVTITAIAEYCIENLIKQNEFV; encoded by the coding sequence ATGGACAGAAAAAACTTCATCAGGACCAGTGCATTGGCGATATCAGGTTTCTATTTTCTTCAATCTGAATTATTCCGGGCTGAGGAAAGAAAAAACAGCCAGATCAAAGAGAATACTGATGTTCCCATTATAATCATCGGCAGCGGATATGGAGGTGCTGTATCTGCATTACGTCTTTGTGAAGCAGGAAAAAAAGTAGTGATGCTTGAAATGGGTCTTAACTGGGAAAAAGCAGGAATTCCGTTTTCCAATCTGCTGAAACCTGGGAAAAGCTCGGCCTGGCTGAAAAAGAAAAGCATTGCACCTTTCATGAATATTTTTTCTTTGACTCCTTTTACCGGAGTATTAGACCGTCTGGATTTTGATCATATCAATATCTGGTTAGGAAGAGGCGTTGGCGGAGGTTCTCTTGTGAATGGCGGAATGGCTGTTACTCCCAAAGAAAGTTATTTCAAAGAAGTTTTTCCGGATCTTGATGCTGAAAAATTCTACAATCATTACTTTCCTCTGGTACGGGAAGAACTCAAAGTAAATGTGATTGACGAACAGTTTCTGAAAGACTGTCCTTATTATAAATTCACTCGGGTAGGCGAAGAAGAGGCTCATAAAGCTGGTTTTAAAACCATGAGAGTTCCGAATGTATATGATTTTAAGTATATGGAAAAAGAATTCCGGAATGAAGTTCCCCGCTCTGCCCTTAATACCGAGGTCATCTATGGCAACAATCACGGAAAAAACAGTTTGGATAAAACTTATCTCAGAAAAGCGATGGAAACCGGAAACCTGGAAATCCTTGATCTTCATCGTGTCCAAACGATAAAACTTAATGATGATAAAAGCTATACATTGAATGTTCAGCAGATTGATACTTCAGGAATTCCGGTTGCTAACAAAGTTTTCAACTGCAAAAAGCTGATCCTTTCTGCAGGAACCATGGGAACCTTACAGCTTCTGTTACAGTCTCATGCAGAAAACAATTTTCCTGTTCATGAAAAGATCGGAAAACAATGGGGAAACAATGGAAATTTTATGACCGGAAGAAACTGGGTAAAACCTTTGTCAGGCGGTACGGGAGCTAAGCAATCTACTATTCCTGTAGGAGGAATTGACAACTGGGACGATCCGGAACATCCGTTTTTCACAGAAATTGCCCCTTTACCGATGGGAATGGATGTCGCTACGGCTTTATATCTGCTGATCAACAGAGTCGATAAAAAAGGGGAAGTTACCTACAATAAAGCCAGCCAATCCCTGACTTTGAACTGGAACGAAAGCAATACCGCCAAAATGAAAGAAAATGCCCAATATTTTATCCGTAAAATGAATAAAGCCAATGGCGGAACCAGAAGCCATCTGCTTTTCAACAATGGTTTCGGAGCTGATATCTGCTACCATCCGCTTGGAGGATGTGTTTTGGGTGAAGCTACCAACGAATTTGGAAAGCTAAAAGATCATGAAAACCTGTATGTTCTGGACGGATCATTAATTCCCGGAACCATTGGTGTCAATCCGTTTGTCACCATTACCGCTATTGCAGAATATTGTATTGAAAACCTGATTAAACAGAATGAATTTGTCTGA
- a CDS encoding AadS family aminoglycoside 6-adenylyltransferase, producing MKIREEKLKHIIHWAENNPDIRAVLLTSSLVNPYAPVDDFSDLDVELVFENRKSYESGNEWTRLFGDPISMIEEDDHVFEGKHAMKMVLYRDHVKVDFKLYQVSEFIEEVNEETLPEDWDVGYQVLIDKDGLTRNMKPPTYQSIMIHQPAEKEFQQLINDFWWDTTYVAKCLKRGDMFYAKFMSENVLRTDYLVPLIEWYIAGNHDWDTITTNKHGRLFKQYLSPELWNKVEGTFSGNDIEENWKALLTYADLVHELGTYLAEKLHFIYPVKLEDDIRNYLTEVHSMP from the coding sequence ATGAAAATAAGGGAAGAAAAACTGAAACATATTATTCATTGGGCTGAAAACAATCCGGACATCCGTGCTGTTCTTCTTACCAGTTCATTGGTAAACCCTTATGCTCCTGTAGATGATTTTAGTGATCTTGATGTAGAACTTGTTTTTGAAAACAGGAAATCTTATGAATCCGGAAATGAATGGACCAGGCTTTTTGGTGATCCTATTTCCATGATTGAAGAAGATGACCATGTTTTTGAGGGAAAACATGCTATGAAAATGGTTTTGTACAGAGACCATGTGAAAGTTGATTTTAAACTGTATCAGGTGTCTGAATTTATTGAAGAAGTCAATGAAGAAACTCTTCCCGAAGATTGGGATGTAGGATATCAGGTTTTAATAGATAAAGATGGTCTGACAAGAAATATGAAACCGCCAACCTATCAGTCGATCATGATCCATCAGCCTGCGGAAAAAGAATTTCAACAGCTGATCAATGACTTCTGGTGGGATACAACCTATGTGGCAAAATGCCTTAAACGCGGTGATATGTTTTATGCCAAATTTATGTCTGAAAATGTCCTGCGTACAGATTATCTCGTTCCTTTGATCGAATGGTATATTGCCGGAAATCATGACTGGGACACTATTACAACCAATAAACACGGAAGACTTTTCAAACAATATTTATCCCCGGAATTATGGAATAAAGTGGAAGGCACTTTCTCAGGAAATGATATTGAAGAAAACTGGAAAGCTCTGCTTACATATGCGGATCTGGTTCATGAACTGGGAACTTATTTGGCTGAAAAGCTTCATTTTATCTATCCGGTAAAGCTGGAAGATGATATCCGGAACTATCTTACAGAAGTACATTCAATGCCCTGA
- the mqo gene encoding malate dehydrogenase (quinone): protein MSQSLTSRTPKPKYDVVLIGGGIMSATLATLLHEFDPNLEIAIFERLGRFAKESTAAWNNAGTGHSAFCELNYTPEKPDGSIDITKAESIAEQFEISKQFWAYLLTKGYIHEPKEFINSCPHMSLVFGEKDAEYLKKRHDKMAESVLFSGMEFSTDHEKLREWIPLVMSKRNQSEVMAATKMDMGTDVNFGTLTRKMGRHLLEDSNVEVFLYHEVKDIDPREDGKWGMKVKDRIHSHKQEVVADFVFIGAGGYALPLLDSSDIKESEGYGGFPVSGQWLVSHNQELVEKHQAKVYTQATVDAPPMSVPHLDLRIIDGKKALLFGPFAGFSTKFLREGSYLDLPESVNTKNLKSLFGAWWHNIPLTKYLIQQVAMTKSQRMQHLREFIKDAKEDDWELKVAGQRVQVIKKDEKEGGKLEFGTEVVVNKSGTIASLLGASPGASTAVYAMLNVLEKCFPEKLHGEWKGKLLEMVPSYGQKLAENPELTNEVRNYTKEKLELEY, encoded by the coding sequence ATGTCACAATCGCTTACAAGCAGAACACCGAAACCTAAATATGATGTTGTACTGATAGGCGGCGGAATCATGAGCGCCACTTTAGCAACGCTGCTTCATGAATTTGATCCAAATCTTGAAATTGCAATCTTTGAAAGACTGGGAAGGTTTGCCAAAGAAAGTACAGCAGCATGGAATAACGCCGGAACAGGGCACTCCGCTTTTTGTGAGCTAAATTATACCCCGGAGAAACCGGATGGGTCTATTGATATCACCAAGGCAGAAAGCATTGCAGAACAGTTTGAAATTTCAAAACAATTTTGGGCTTATCTGCTCACTAAAGGTTATATTCATGAGCCAAAAGAATTTATCAATTCCTGCCCTCATATGAGTCTGGTATTCGGGGAAAAAGATGCTGAATATCTTAAAAAACGCCATGATAAAATGGCAGAATCTGTTCTTTTCTCAGGAATGGAATTTTCTACAGATCACGAGAAACTGAGAGAATGGATTCCTTTGGTAATGAGCAAAAGAAATCAGTCTGAAGTAATGGCAGCAACGAAAATGGATATGGGGACGGATGTGAACTTCGGAACACTGACAAGAAAAATGGGAAGACATCTTCTGGAAGATTCCAATGTTGAAGTTTTCTTATACCACGAAGTGAAAGACATAGATCCAAGAGAAGATGGGAAATGGGGAATGAAGGTAAAAGACAGAATTCATAGTCACAAACAGGAAGTTGTTGCAGACTTTGTTTTCATTGGAGCAGGAGGATATGCGCTTCCGTTATTGGACAGTTCAGATATTAAAGAAAGTGAGGGCTACGGAGGTTTTCCGGTTTCCGGACAGTGGCTGGTAAGCCATAATCAGGAATTGGTAGAAAAACATCAGGCTAAAGTATATACACAGGCTACAGTAGATGCTCCGCCGATGTCTGTTCCGCACCTTGACCTTAGAATTATTGATGGGAAAAAAGCACTTCTTTTCGGACCTTTTGCAGGGTTCTCCACCAAATTTCTGAGAGAGGGAAGCTATCTTGATCTTCCTGAAAGTGTAAACACCAAAAACCTGAAATCACTTTTCGGAGCTTGGTGGCACAATATTCCTCTGACGAAATACCTTATCCAGCAGGTTGCTATGACAAAATCCCAGAGGATGCAGCATTTAAGAGAATTTATCAAAGATGCTAAAGAAGATGACTGGGAGCTGAAAGTAGCAGGCCAGAGGGTTCAGGTCATCAAAAAAGATGAAAAAGAAGGGGGAAAACTGGAATTCGGAACTGAAGTGGTAGTGAATAAGAGCGGGACTATCGCTTCTCTGCTGGGAGCTTCACCAGGTGCGTCCACAGCAGTATATGCTATGTTGAACGTACTGGAAAAATGCTTCCCGGAAAAACTTCATGGCGAATGGAAAGGGAAACTGCTGGAAATGGTTCCTTCCTATGGACAAAAGCTGGCCGAAAATCCTGAACTGACCAATGAGGTGAGGAATTATACAAAAGAAAAATTAGAATTAGAATATTAA